In Exiguobacterium sp. 9-2, the genomic window GGTCATGGAACTGCAACAGGCGATTCATGCCTTGAACGAGACGGCGTCTACCCTTCAGCAAACGAATCGTTAACGAAACAGCTCCTCATTGATCAGTGGGGAGCTGTTGTCTATTCTCAGACTGTTTGTTGGTGGAACGGACGGGGAAGAAGATAGGGAATGATTATCGAAGGAGGAGTCAACGGATGAAAGCAGCTTACATTGAACAGTATGGTGGATCGGAACAATTTAAGATCGGAGAACTGGAAAAGCCGGTCATCGGGCCAGATGATGTTTTAATTGAAGTCTATGCCGCGAGCGTAAATCCGGTCGACTGGAAGTTACGAGAGGGGTACTTGCGTCAGATGCTGAGCTACGAAATGCCGCTCGTTATCGGTTGGGACGTTGCAGGAGTGATTCAGGAAGTCGGAGAAAACGTCTCGGATCTTCAAGTCGGGGACGCCGTCTTCAGTCGTCCAGAAATCGCTCGTCAAGGGACCTATGCGGAGTATGTCGCAGTTGATGCGCATCTTGTCGTGAAAAAACCAGAATCGCTCAGTTTCGCAGAAGCAGCGTCCCTTCCGCTCGTCTCGCATACAGCGTGGCAGGTCATGTTCGAAGTGATGGATGCGAAGCCAGGTGATCGGATCTTTATTGGTGCCGGATCAGGGGGCGTCGGAACGGTTGCAATCCAACTTGCGAAAGCGAACGGGTTGTACGTCATTACGTCAACAAGTACGAAAAATGTCGACTGGGTAAAATCGCTTGGAGCCGACGAAGTCATCGACTACAAACAAGAAAATCCAGCCGACCGTGTCCGGGACGTCGATTTTGTATTCGATACAATGGGCGGAGACAAGCAAGGGGAGCTCTATCAGATGCTGAAACCAAATGGGATGCTTGTTTCGATTTCCACACCACCCGATGAAGAGCAAGCGAAACAACACAATGCCCGTTCGGCCTACGTCTTCATGCAACCGACCGGTGAGCGTTTGCAACATATCGCTAAAGCCGTCGAACGTGGCGAGCTACAACCCGTCGTCGACCGGATCTTTGATCTCGACCAAATCAAGGAAGCGCATGATTATGGCGAAGAAGGACATGCAAAAGGCAAAATCGTCATCCGGGTCAAAGGAGAATAAGAAGAGGAGAGCGCTGAAATCAGCGTTCTCTTTTATTTTTGTCAATCTTTTTATCAAACCATAAACAAAAAATAACCTGGTTAAAAAAGTGTAAAGGATAAGGGGTTGCTTCTTCCTATACTAGGGCTATTAGAAGTGAGTCAGCCATATTAAAAGGAGGAAGTAACATGAAAAAAGGATTGAAGTGGGCAGGAATCATCGTAATCGGAGCAGTCATCCTTGGAAATCTAGGAGATGATGAAGAACAAGTGGCACCAGAGAAAAAAGTAGAGGTCGAACAAGAAGCAGTCAAATCAGAAGCAAAACCAGTGAAAGCAAAAGCAGCGGCGAAGCCGGTCAAGAAAACCTATGGCATCAAGGATCAGGTAAAGGTCGGGAAATTGACGTATGTCGCCAATGACGTCAAGATGGTCGACACGTTATCGAACGTCCTTGGCGAAAAGAAAACATCAGGACAATTCTTAGTCATCGGTCTGACGATTCTAAATGGAGATAAGGAAGAGCGCTTCGTCGATAGCAACATGTTTAAAGTCAATGTGGGCGATACCGAGTATTCAGCCGATACGGAACTCGATCTCTATGCGAATGAAGACGGCATGGGCTTCTTCCTAGAGACGATCAACCCGAATATCGAAAAAACCGGCAACATCGTCTTTGAATTACCGAAACAGGTCAAAAATCCGAAGCTTGAAGTCTCATCCGGTTTTGGCTGGGCAGGTGGACAATCAAAAGAGATTCAATTGACACGATGATAGGTGAGCAGACAAAGGAGTAGCAGGCAAATGCCTGCTACTCCTTTGTTGTTATCGTTTTACTTGTTGCATCGATAGTTCATACGTTAATCGATCGAGTAAGTCGAGTGTTTCGGGATGCGTGACGAGCGTCCGATCGAGTGTCTTCCGTTCAGTCTCTAGACATGCCAGATAACGTTGAGCCGCTTCAGCATGCGTTGCGGGTGTCAAGACTTCATAGATTGATTCAAGAGAAAGGCGTGGACCGTCAGGCAATGTCGTCGGAATCGTCTTTAATCCGAGCTGCGCCCGATCTGGAGTATGGTGATGAAGCAAGACTTTCGCGAACTTGATCAAGGCGCTCCGGAGCATCTCGACTGCCCATAAGTCGTTTCCCCGTGCCGCTGCTTTTTTGTATTGGAACAAGAACCAGACGGCATCAATCGCTTCATCGGTCGCTTCTTGTGCGGAAAGCGTCAAGTCGCAAGTATCCGTAAAGTCCGTCAATTGCTGTTTTGGATCGTACAGGACACGTAATTGATCCTTATGGTTTAGCGAATCAAGTGTCACCGTGAATAAATCGATATGTAACAAATCATCATAGACGACGATCATCTGTGGTGCGATGATGTCGATCTCATCTTTCCAGATGATGGGGCGATAAACAGAGAGGTGGGACAGTCGACGTGATAAAAATTTCGTTTGGCGTTCTTCCGAGACGAGACAGTACAGATCGATGTCTGAATGAACGTCTTCTTCTCCTCGTCCGAAGGATCCTTTCAAGAAGATGGCTTCGACTGCAGGATCTTGTTTGAGCCGAGCAACGAGTTGCTCGATTGCATGGAGTTGATGCATGAGGACTCATTCCTTTCCGAAAACAGAAGTCTATTAGGTTAGTATACGGGGGAATAGACAGTTTATTCCATACAAAAATGAGAAATCACATCGAAATGGATTTCTCATTGGGAGGCAGAAGTTACTTTTTCTTTATTTTCAAGATGAATGACGTGCTGTTCGCCCCATGCATTGATGGCGTCAAGAACCGGGATAAGTGTCCGACCGTAATCCGTCAGCGAATACTCAACGCGTGGCGGGACTTCTTGGTAAATCTCGCGATGCACGATATCGTTTAGTTCGAGCTCGCGCAATTGAGCTGTCAGCATCTTTTGCGTAATGTTCGGCAATTGTCGTTTCAATTCACTGAAGCGGAGCGTTCCGTGTGTGATCAAGACGAGTAAAATCGACGGTTTCCATTTTCCGGTCAAGATTTCGAGTGCGGTCTCGACTCGACAGCTTGGTGTCTCTTCCATCGGTCTTCCTCCTTCATGGTATCGTTTAGGATACTATACCACTTATTCGTGCCTACTTCCGCTTCCATCACTTCCGCGTAATAATAGAGGTACAAGCTATTTCATTGAAGGAGGAAACAACATGTCGATTCACCCACAGATTACACTTGGTCCCGTTCGTTTACGCGTCACGGATCTTGACCGTTCCGTTTCATTTTATACAGCATCACTCGGATTACGTGTACTGACACAAACGGATCAGCTAACAGTTCTTGGCGCACAAGGTACACCACTCGTTGAGCTCGAAGTTCATTCGAATGCCCGCCGTTTCCCACCGAACTCGGTTGCCGGGTTATATCATTTTGCGATTTTGCTACCGAACCGAAAAGAACTCGGTTTCGTCATCCGCAACTTGATCGCACAAGGGATTGAAATTGGTCAAGGTGACCATCTTGTCAGTGAAGCCTTTTATTTATCGGATCCGGATGGGAACGGGATCGAGATTTATGCCGATCGTCCACGTGAGACATGGACGTATGAAGCAAATGGAGATG contains:
- a CDS encoding NADP-dependent oxidoreductase, whose amino-acid sequence is MKAAYIEQYGGSEQFKIGELEKPVIGPDDVLIEVYAASVNPVDWKLREGYLRQMLSYEMPLVIGWDVAGVIQEVGENVSDLQVGDAVFSRPEIARQGTYAEYVAVDAHLVVKKPESLSFAEAASLPLVSHTAWQVMFEVMDAKPGDRIFIGAGSGGVGTVAIQLAKANGLYVITSTSTKNVDWVKSLGADEVIDYKQENPADRVRDVDFVFDTMGGDKQGELYQMLKPNGMLVSISTPPDEEQAKQHNARSAYVFMQPTGERLQHIAKAVERGELQPVVDRIFDLDQIKEAHDYGEEGHAKGKIVIRVKGE
- a CDS encoding DUF4352 domain-containing protein: MKKGLKWAGIIVIGAVILGNLGDDEEQVAPEKKVEVEQEAVKSEAKPVKAKAAAKPVKKTYGIKDQVKVGKLTYVANDVKMVDTLSNVLGEKKTSGQFLVIGLTILNGDKEERFVDSNMFKVNVGDTEYSADTELDLYANEDGMGFFLETINPNIEKTGNIVFELPKQVKNPKLEVSSGFGWAGGQSKEIQLTR
- a CDS encoding nucleotidyltransferase domain-containing protein, with protein sequence MHQLHAIEQLVARLKQDPAVEAIFLKGSFGRGEEDVHSDIDLYCLVSEERQTKFLSRRLSHLSVYRPIIWKDEIDIIAPQMIVVYDDLLHIDLFTVTLDSLNHKDQLRVLYDPKQQLTDFTDTCDLTLSAQEATDEAIDAVWFLFQYKKAAARGNDLWAVEMLRSALIKFAKVLLHHHTPDRAQLGLKTIPTTLPDGPRLSLESIYEVLTPATHAEAAQRYLACLETERKTLDRTLVTHPETLDLLDRLTYELSMQQVKR
- a CDS encoding winged helix-turn-helix transcriptional regulator yields the protein MEETPSCRVETALEILTGKWKPSILLVLITHGTLRFSELKRQLPNITQKMLTAQLRELELNDIVHREIYQEVPPRVEYSLTDYGRTLIPVLDAINAWGEQHVIHLENKEKVTSASQ